A section of the Paenibacillus aurantius genome encodes:
- a CDS encoding cold-shock protein produces MQTGTVKWFNAEKGFGFIQVEGGEDVFVHFSAIAGDGFKSLDEGQRVEFNVVQGNRGQQAENVVKTY; encoded by the coding sequence ATGCAAACAGGAACAGTTAAATGGTTTAACGCAGAAAAGGGATTTGGTTTTATCCAGGTGGAAGGCGGCGAAGATGTATTCGTACATTTCAGCGCGATTGCAGGGGACGGGTTCAAGTCTCTTGATGAAGGGCAGCGGGTAGAATTTAACGTGGTTCAAGGCAACCGCGGACAGCAAGCTGAGAACG
- a CDS encoding DNA-binding protein, with protein sequence MPVFEDWNLKVKKTFNATNLDAVLTVTEAGRLLGLSKDQMKTYVDKSNLTKVPIMRSVHRYLLLKSEIDPIAKNV encoded by the coding sequence ATGCCGGTGTTCGAAGACTGGAATCTTAAAGTAAAGAAAACCTTTAATGCTACTAATCTCGATGCGGTATTAACGGTTACAGAAGCCGGACGGTTACTGGGTCTTTCCAAGGATCAAATGAAAACCTATGTCGATAAAAGCAACCTGACCAAGGTTCCGATCATGCGAAGTGTTCATCGATATCTGTTATTGAAAAGCGAAATCGATCCTATCGCAAAAAATGTATAA
- a CDS encoding MFS transporter, whose product MNWKRTLWILWASNFIAVAGVSLIIPFLPLYIEELGVHQLKDVKLWSGWIFAAQSVTAVIFQPIWGSMADKYGRKVMLLRAGIGMAIMTILMGYVSAPWQLLVLRLINGVFSGFISMSISLQASVTPDEHAGKALGTLQTGQMAGSLIGPLIGGILAEAFGFRYVFVLTGLILLTASIVVMLFVDNTASGRSQGKELSRGTGHWQMMTPLIPIFVATTVTQIGMMSIQPILSIYTKSLYHGGHLEFIAGLVVSITGVANLIGSPLLGQFGDRIGQRQILIFSLVMSGLTFIPQALTDNITVLLIGRFFLGLFVGGMLPSLNVLVKKLAPPDVQARAFGINSSAQFLGNLIGPLLGSTVSALYDMHYVFYITMSILFANALMLLFNRKLEQTIADKARAGIVLREE is encoded by the coding sequence ATGAATTGGAAACGAACGTTATGGATTTTATGGGCATCTAATTTCATTGCGGTGGCGGGGGTCAGTTTGATCATCCCCTTCCTGCCGTTGTATATCGAAGAGCTAGGGGTTCATCAGCTGAAAGATGTTAAGCTATGGTCCGGATGGATCTTTGCTGCGCAATCGGTGACGGCCGTCATTTTCCAACCTATCTGGGGGTCGATGGCCGACAAATACGGACGCAAAGTGATGCTTTTGCGGGCGGGAATTGGCATGGCGATTATGACCATCCTCATGGGATATGTCAGCGCGCCCTGGCAGCTGCTTGTCTTGCGGCTGATCAACGGCGTTTTTTCCGGCTTTATCTCCATGTCCATCTCTTTGCAGGCGTCGGTGACCCCGGATGAACATGCCGGAAAGGCCTTGGGTACCTTACAGACAGGCCAAATGGCAGGAAGCTTGATCGGGCCACTGATCGGAGGCATTCTAGCGGAAGCCTTCGGGTTTCGCTATGTATTCGTCTTGACCGGACTGATTCTTCTTACGGCAAGCATCGTCGTGATGCTCTTCGTTGATAATACGGCTTCCGGACGATCCCAAGGAAAAGAGCTATCACGCGGAACGGGCCATTGGCAGATGATGACTCCGCTGATCCCCATCTTTGTCGCCACCACGGTAACTCAAATCGGGATGATGTCCATTCAGCCGATTCTATCCATCTATACGAAGTCGCTCTATCATGGCGGGCACCTTGAATTTATAGCGGGGCTGGTTGTCTCCATCACCGGTGTCGCCAATTTGATCGGTTCTCCCTTGCTCGGGCAATTCGGGGATCGGATCGGCCAGAGGCAAATCCTCATTTTTTCCCTGGTGATGTCGGGTCTGACGTTTATCCCGCAGGCTTTAACCGACAATATCACGGTGCTTCTGATCGGGCGATTCTTCCTTGGCCTGTTTGTCGGCGGGATGCTGCCGTCTCTTAATGTCCTCGTGAAGAAGCTGGCTCCGCCGGATGTTCAGGCCCGGGCTTTCGGCATCAATTCGTCCGCCCAATTTCTCGGGAACCTGATCGGCCCTTTGTTGGGAAGTACGGTGTCTGCACTGTACGACATGCATTACGTGTTCTATATAACCATGAGCATCCTTTTCGCGAATGCCCTGATGCTGCTGTTCAACCGCAAGCTAGAACAAACAATCGCGGATAAAGCACGAGCCGGCATAGTTTTAAGAGAAGAATAG
- a CDS encoding cysteine hydrolase, producing the protein MTSGLRCTALLVMDLQNGIVSRFVSKPELLLPFKQAIEAARVHGVPVIYVRVAFREGYPEVSPNNKSFAAITQVGGMTESDEATQIYSAVQPQPGELLVTKRRVSAFTGSDLEAILRARGIDTLVLTGIATSGVVLSTLREAADKDFALQVLSDACLDADPEVHRVLMEKVFPRQADVMTAEAWIASLNEGNG; encoded by the coding sequence ATGACAAGTGGGCTTCGATGCACGGCTCTCCTGGTTATGGACCTGCAGAACGGCATCGTGTCGCGGTTCGTTTCCAAACCGGAGCTGCTGCTTCCCTTCAAGCAGGCGATCGAAGCGGCGCGCGTCCACGGCGTCCCGGTCATCTATGTGCGCGTCGCCTTTCGTGAGGGCTATCCGGAAGTCAGCCCGAACAACAAGTCTTTTGCGGCGATCACCCAAGTGGGGGGCATGACGGAATCGGACGAGGCGACACAAATTTACAGTGCGGTTCAGCCGCAGCCGGGGGAGCTGCTGGTGACGAAGCGCCGCGTGAGCGCCTTCACCGGCAGTGACCTGGAAGCCATTCTCCGCGCTCGCGGAATCGACACGCTGGTGCTCACCGGCATCGCAACGAGCGGCGTCGTGTTGTCGACGCTGCGGGAAGCAGCCGATAAGGACTTCGCCCTCCAGGTACTCTCGGATGCGTGTCTGGATGCGGATCCCGAGGTGCATCGCGTGCTGATGGAGAAAGTATTCCCCCGTCAGGCCGACGTGATGACGGCGGAGGCTTGGATCGCAAGTTTGAATGAAGGAAACGGCTGA